Proteins from a genomic interval of Micromonospora sp. NBC_00389:
- the thiD gene encoding bifunctional hydroxymethylpyrimidine kinase/phosphomethylpyrimidine kinase: MTPSTVLTIAGSDSGGGAGIQADLKVFAALGVYGTSVLTAVTAQNTRGVDAVLPLPPRTVTEQLDSVLSDFTVRAVKTGMLGTPAVADAVAEAARDGRLPQLVVDPVLVATSGHRLGVVSAAERLLPYARVATPNCAEAAAITGRPVDDVAGMVVAAEALVAGGPEYVVVTGGDLDGGEAVDVLHGGGVTTLLRAPRVATRHTHGTGCSFSAAIAVRLALGDPVPAAVGAAKEYVLRALTGARSWELGAGRGPLDHFGWSA; the protein is encoded by the coding sequence ATGACACCGAGCACAGTGCTCACCATCGCCGGCTCCGACTCCGGCGGCGGCGCCGGCATCCAGGCCGACCTCAAGGTCTTCGCGGCGCTCGGCGTGTACGGCACCAGCGTCCTCACCGCCGTCACCGCACAGAACACCCGGGGCGTCGACGCCGTCCTGCCGCTGCCCCCGCGCACGGTCACCGAACAGCTCGACAGCGTGCTCAGCGACTTCACGGTCCGTGCGGTCAAGACGGGCATGCTCGGCACCCCCGCCGTCGCCGACGCGGTGGCCGAGGCCGCTCGGGACGGCCGGCTGCCCCAGCTCGTCGTCGACCCGGTGCTGGTCGCCACCAGCGGCCACCGGCTCGGCGTGGTCAGTGCGGCGGAGCGGCTGCTTCCGTACGCCCGGGTGGCGACGCCGAACTGCGCGGAGGCCGCGGCCATCACCGGACGCCCGGTGGACGACGTGGCCGGGATGGTGGTGGCCGCCGAGGCCCTCGTGGCCGGCGGTCCGGAGTACGTGGTGGTCACCGGCGGCGACCTGGACGGGGGAGAGGCGGTCGACGTGCTGCACGGCGGCGGCGTGACCACCCTGCTGCGCGCCCCACGCGTTGCCACCCGGCACACCCACGGCACCGGGTGCTCGTTCTCGGCGGCGATCGCCGTGCGGCTCGCGCTGGGCGATCCGGTGCCGGCGGCGGTCGGGGCCGCCAAGGAATACGTGCTCCGCGCGCTGACCGGCGCGCGGAGTTGGGAGCTGGGCGCGGGACGCGGGCCGCTGGACCACTTCGGCTGGTCCGCTTGA
- a CDS encoding ABC transporter substrate-binding protein, whose amino-acid sequence MSPIRSATIAALASAVMATTLTGCQFGEAEQDTSPIVIAADLELSGAAAPVGRAYQRALELKRDQLNSSGALNDRKIELKVKDNRSDAAESLRNVVDFSSDSRVSAIIMGGCNECAVGAVGTINEKKIPTIALAASGTIASPAAERRYMFKLGPNAVDSASALTTELRRKNIRKVGLLYTDDDYGREGAVALRRELTKANIKPVGEESVKTTDTEVGQQVGRLAEEKPDALVIWTPPEQATLAATSAQQAAFRGSLFFDAGAAGDLFLGAAAQATERATLIFTQTMVIDDVIATTPAKAARRQWFQDYTARFGGYNGSSSFAADAVQLIADAELRAGGPVGKVDRDGLRDVLETSQMDGLSGPIRMTPDNHSGLMPQALTTLVARNGRWRLAG is encoded by the coding sequence TTGAGCCCCATCCGCTCCGCGACCATCGCGGCGCTCGCATCGGCCGTAATGGCCACCACGCTCACCGGCTGCCAGTTCGGCGAGGCAGAGCAGGACACGAGTCCGATCGTGATCGCCGCGGACCTCGAACTCTCCGGCGCCGCCGCCCCCGTCGGGCGGGCATACCAGCGCGCGCTGGAACTCAAGAGGGACCAGTTGAACTCCTCCGGAGCACTGAACGACCGGAAGATCGAGCTGAAGGTGAAGGACAACCGTTCCGACGCCGCCGAGTCACTGCGCAACGTCGTCGACTTCAGCAGCGATTCCCGGGTCAGCGCCATCATCATGGGTGGCTGCAACGAATGCGCGGTCGGCGCGGTCGGGACCATCAACGAGAAGAAAATCCCCACCATTGCCCTCGCCGCTTCCGGGACGATCGCCAGCCCCGCCGCCGAGCGGCGCTACATGTTCAAGCTGGGCCCGAACGCCGTGGACAGCGCCTCCGCGCTCACCACAGAACTGCGCCGCAAGAACATCCGCAAGGTGGGTCTGCTCTACACCGACGATGACTACGGCCGGGAGGGCGCCGTCGCGCTCCGCCGCGAACTGACCAAGGCCAATATCAAGCCGGTCGGCGAGGAGTCGGTGAAGACCACCGACACCGAGGTCGGTCAGCAGGTCGGACGGCTCGCCGAGGAAAAGCCCGACGCGCTGGTCATCTGGACCCCGCCGGAGCAGGCGACGCTCGCCGCCACCAGCGCCCAGCAGGCCGCCTTCCGTGGGTCGCTCTTCTTCGACGCGGGCGCGGCCGGCGACCTCTTCCTCGGCGCGGCGGCCCAGGCCACCGAGCGCGCCACGCTGATCTTCACGCAGACCATGGTGATCGATGACGTGATCGCCACCACACCGGCCAAGGCGGCCCGGCGGCAGTGGTTCCAGGACTACACCGCGCGATTCGGCGGGTACAACGGGTCCTCGTCCTTCGCCGCCGACGCGGTCCAGCTGATCGCCGATGCCGAGCTGCGTGCCGGCGGTCCGGTCGGGAAGGTGGACCGCGACGGCCTCCGCGACGTGCTGGAAACGTCCCAGATGGACGGTCTCTCCGGCCCGATCCGGATGACGCCGGACAACCACTCCGGGCTGATGCCGCAGGCGCTCACCACGCTGGTTGCCCGCAACGGCCGGTGGCGGCTGGCGGGCTGA
- the thiC gene encoding phosphomethylpyrimidine synthase ThiC, with protein sequence MQARGKAYVEGSRPDLRVPFAEVALTGDHPPVRLYDTSGPGSDPEVGLPPLRGRWIAERGDVAPVRGAGTPLAGVAGRRPTQLAYARTGVVTPEMEFVAIRENVDPEFVRAEIAAGRAVLPLNVNHPECEPAIIGKAFLVKVNANIGTSAVSSSVAEEVEKLTWATRWGADTVMDLSTGKRIHETREAIVRNSPVPIGTVPIYQALEKVGGDPVKLSWEVFRETVIEQAEQGVDYMTVHAGVLLPYVPLAVDRVTGIVSRGGSIMAAWCLAHHEENFLYTNFAELCALLARYDVTFSLGDGLRPGSIADANDEAQFAELRTLGELTTVAWEHDVQVMIEGPGHVPMHKIKENVDLQQEWCHEAPFYTLGPLTTDIAPAYDHITSAIGAAMIGMFGTAMLCYVTPKEHLGLPDRDDVKAGVIAYKIAAHAADLAKGHPGAQEWDDALSKARFEFRWEDQFNLSLDPETARSYHDATLPAEPAKTAHFCSMCGPKFCSMKITQELKEYAARGMKDKSEEFVSGGGRVYLPLA encoded by the coding sequence ATGCAGGCACGAGGCAAGGCGTACGTCGAGGGGTCGCGGCCGGATCTCCGGGTGCCGTTCGCCGAGGTGGCGCTGACCGGCGACCATCCACCGGTACGGCTCTACGACACGTCCGGCCCCGGCTCGGACCCGGAGGTGGGGCTGCCGCCGCTGCGGGGTCGGTGGATCGCCGAGCGGGGTGACGTCGCCCCGGTGCGGGGCGCGGGTACGCCACTGGCCGGGGTGGCCGGGCGCCGCCCGACCCAGCTCGCCTACGCGCGGACCGGAGTGGTGACGCCGGAGATGGAGTTCGTGGCGATCCGGGAGAACGTCGACCCGGAGTTCGTCCGGGCCGAGATCGCGGCCGGTCGGGCGGTGCTGCCGCTCAACGTGAACCACCCGGAGTGCGAGCCGGCGATCATCGGAAAGGCGTTCCTGGTCAAGGTGAACGCCAACATCGGTACCTCGGCGGTCAGCTCGTCGGTCGCCGAGGAGGTGGAGAAGCTGACCTGGGCCACCCGTTGGGGTGCGGACACCGTGATGGACCTGTCCACCGGCAAGCGGATCCACGAGACCCGCGAGGCGATCGTGCGGAACTCGCCCGTGCCGATCGGGACGGTGCCGATCTACCAGGCCCTCGAAAAGGTCGGCGGCGACCCGGTGAAGCTCAGCTGGGAGGTGTTCCGGGAAACCGTGATCGAACAGGCCGAGCAGGGCGTGGACTACATGACGGTGCACGCCGGGGTGCTGCTGCCGTACGTGCCGCTGGCGGTGGACCGGGTGACCGGGATCGTCTCCCGGGGCGGCTCGATCATGGCGGCCTGGTGCCTGGCGCACCACGAGGAGAACTTCCTCTACACGAACTTCGCCGAACTGTGCGCGCTGCTGGCCCGCTACGACGTGACCTTCTCCCTCGGCGACGGGCTGCGGCCCGGCTCGATCGCCGACGCCAACGACGAGGCGCAGTTCGCCGAGCTGCGCACCCTCGGCGAGTTGACCACGGTGGCCTGGGAGCACGACGTGCAGGTGATGATCGAGGGTCCGGGGCACGTGCCGATGCACAAGATCAAGGAGAACGTGGACCTGCAGCAGGAGTGGTGCCACGAGGCGCCGTTCTACACGCTCGGCCCGCTGACCACCGACATCGCCCCGGCGTACGACCACATCACGTCGGCGATCGGCGCCGCGATGATCGGCATGTTCGGCACCGCGATGCTCTGCTACGTCACCCCGAAGGAGCACCTGGGCCTGCCGGACCGGGACGACGTGAAGGCGGGCGTGATCGCGTACAAGATTGCGGCGCACGCGGCGGACCTGGCCAAGGGGCACCCCGGCGCGCAGGAGTGGGACGACGCGCTGTCGAAGGCGCGGTTCGAGTTTCGCTGGGAGGACCAGTTCAACCTGTCGCTGGACCCGGAGACGGCGCGCTCGTACCACGACGCGACGCTGCCCGCCGAGCCGGCGAAGACGGCGCACTTCTGCTCGATGTGCGGCCCGAAGTTCTGCTCCATGAAGATCACCCAGGAGCTCAAGGAGTACGCGGCCCGTGGCATGAAGGACAAGTCGGAGGAGTTCGTCTCCGGCGGTGGCCGGGTCTACCTGCCGCTGGCCTGA
- the thiO gene encoding glycine oxidase ThiO — protein MLTGRSPSTRSDDRARPDVAVVGAGPIGLAIAWRCAARGLRVEVHDPASGSGASAVAAGMLSPVAEAYFGERQLTGLLLASAARWPAFAAELTEATGAELGYRTEGTLMVGLTGDDLAEARRLWAYQQGLGLPVTPLRPTELRDREPALAPRVRGGALAPTDHQVDPRLLVPALRTAARRAGAVLVPQPVRHLSEVDARITVVAAGCGAAALTGLPVRPVKGQVLRLRAPDGVAPGFRHVIRGYADGEHVYLVPRVDGEVVLGATVEERSDTTVTAGAVLRLLRAGVDLLPELAEYDLVEAVAGLRPGTPDNAPILGPLPGRPDVLAATGHHRHGIVLTPVTADLIADRVTTGVPDPLLAPFRPDRFSSDFPESTGAVGVGGLAGSGAVGVGDRTMEEDRWS, from the coding sequence GTGCTGACCGGCCGGTCCCCGTCGACGCGATCCGACGACCGGGCCCGGCCGGACGTGGCGGTGGTGGGGGCGGGCCCGATCGGGTTGGCGATCGCCTGGCGGTGCGCCGCGCGCGGGCTGCGAGTGGAGGTGCACGATCCGGCCTCCGGCTCGGGGGCGTCGGCCGTGGCCGCGGGCATGCTCTCCCCGGTCGCCGAGGCGTACTTCGGTGAACGGCAGTTGACTGGGTTGCTGCTGGCGTCCGCCGCCCGCTGGCCGGCGTTCGCCGCCGAGCTGACCGAGGCGACCGGCGCCGAGCTCGGCTACCGGACCGAGGGCACCCTGATGGTCGGGCTGACCGGCGACGACCTGGCCGAGGCGCGCCGGCTCTGGGCGTACCAGCAGGGGTTGGGACTGCCGGTGACCCCGCTGCGCCCCACCGAGCTGCGCGACCGCGAGCCGGCGCTCGCCCCGCGGGTGCGCGGCGGCGCGCTCGCGCCCACCGACCACCAGGTCGACCCCCGGCTGCTGGTGCCGGCGCTGCGCACGGCCGCCCGGCGGGCCGGCGCGGTGCTCGTGCCGCAGCCGGTCCGGCACCTCTCCGAGGTGGACGCCCGGATCACCGTGGTCGCCGCCGGCTGCGGCGCCGCCGCCCTCACCGGCCTGCCGGTGCGGCCGGTGAAGGGCCAGGTCCTCCGGCTGCGCGCGCCCGACGGCGTTGCGCCGGGCTTCCGGCACGTGATCCGGGGGTACGCCGACGGCGAGCACGTCTATCTGGTGCCCCGCGTCGACGGCGAGGTGGTGCTCGGCGCGACGGTCGAGGAGCGGTCGGACACCACGGTCACCGCCGGCGCGGTGCTGCGCCTGCTCCGTGCCGGCGTCGACCTGCTCCCCGAGTTGGCCGAGTACGACCTGGTCGAGGCGGTCGCCGGGCTGCGCCCGGGCACCCCGGACAACGCGCCCATCCTCGGGCCGCTGCCCGGCCGGCCGGACGTGCTGGCCGCCACCGGGCACCACCGGCACGGCATCGTGCTCACCCCGGTCACCGCCGACCTGATCGCCGACCGGGTGACCACCGGCGTGCCCGATCCGCTGCTCGCGCCCTTCCGGCCCGACCGCTTCTCCAGCGACTTCCCGGAATCCACCGGTGCGGTCGGTGTCGGTGGGCTGGCTGGGTCCGGTGCGGTCGGTGTTGGCGATCGGACGATGGAGGAGGACCGATGGAGTTGA
- a CDS encoding ABC transporter substrate-binding protein, giving the protein MRRLTRTVATAALATALALVSACSSGSDSSDDAKGGNGGALEKVTYLTSFGNFGRDSYAWVAKDKGFFKEAGFDVEIKAGQGTGGVIQTVVGGQADFGPIDLTGGLLQLGNGQAKDFVAVAAIQQRTMAGIATVEGKNIASPKDLEGKKLADTPGSVVRNLFPTYARLAGVDVNKVTWVNGEAQALIGTLASGSVDGIGQFVVGQPTIEAVAKKKAVMLPYSNVMQDLYGNVLITSSKIAKEKPEMVKRFTAALLKGLEYSLANSKEAADILKKNVDATNPASAAAELELMAAYVRSGNSGTAIGTLDNGRVAKSIAILQGAGALKQNITPEQIIDFSLTPKA; this is encoded by the coding sequence ATGAGAAGGCTGACCCGTACGGTCGCTACGGCCGCGCTGGCCACCGCCCTCGCCCTCGTCTCCGCCTGCAGCAGCGGGTCGGACTCGTCCGACGACGCCAAGGGCGGCAACGGCGGGGCTCTGGAGAAGGTGACCTACCTCACCTCCTTCGGTAACTTCGGCCGTGACTCCTACGCCTGGGTGGCGAAGGACAAGGGCTTCTTCAAGGAGGCCGGCTTCGACGTCGAGATCAAGGCCGGTCAGGGCACCGGTGGTGTGATCCAGACCGTCGTCGGTGGCCAGGCCGACTTCGGGCCGATCGACCTCACCGGCGGTCTGCTCCAGCTCGGCAACGGCCAGGCGAAGGACTTCGTCGCGGTGGCCGCGATCCAGCAGCGCACGATGGCCGGCATCGCCACCGTCGAGGGCAAGAACATCGCCTCCCCGAAGGACCTGGAGGGCAAGAAGCTCGCCGACACTCCCGGGTCCGTGGTCCGCAACCTGTTCCCGACGTACGCCCGGCTCGCCGGCGTGGACGTCAACAAGGTGACCTGGGTCAACGGTGAGGCGCAGGCGCTGATCGGCACGCTCGCCTCCGGTTCGGTGGACGGCATCGGCCAGTTCGTCGTGGGTCAGCCGACCATCGAGGCGGTGGCCAAGAAGAAGGCCGTCATGCTGCCGTACAGCAACGTGATGCAGGACCTCTACGGCAACGTGCTGATCACCTCCTCGAAGATCGCCAAGGAGAAGCCCGAGATGGTGAAGCGGTTCACCGCGGCGCTGCTCAAGGGCCTCGAGTACAGCCTGGCGAACTCGAAGGAGGCCGCCGACATCCTGAAGAAGAACGTCGACGCCACCAACCCGGCCTCGGCCGCCGCCGAGCTTGAGCTGATGGCGGCGTACGTCCGCTCCGGTAACTCCGGCACCGCGATCGGCACCCTGGACAACGGCCGGGTAGCCAAGAGCATCGCGATCCTGCAGGGCGCTGGCGCCCTGAAGCAGAACATCACCCCCGAGCAGATCATCGACTTCAGCCTCACGCCGAAGGCCTGA
- a CDS encoding thiamine phosphate synthase — translation MPSGVVVLTDRLVARGPLDLVVAGAVAGGVRWVVLREKDLPRAERAALAADLRAILSEAGGTLIVAGPDPLGGDAVHLPAAGPYPPPTHPLVGRSCHNQAELRRLTTEHYTTLSPVHPTRTKPGYGPPLGTAGLQELIQASPVPTLALGGIETPAQVTACVQAGAIGVAVLGAMMRAEDPTEAATTLTRAFEKAVTPMTQTRRGAAQVPTTGLRPTVPTQGSSLTARSGHGRPQPSTATTGDPR, via the coding sequence GTGCCGTCGGGCGTCGTGGTGTTGACGGATCGGCTGGTGGCGCGGGGGCCGCTTGACCTGGTCGTGGCGGGGGCCGTGGCTGGGGGAGTGCGATGGGTGGTGCTGCGGGAGAAGGATCTGCCCCGCGCCGAGCGTGCCGCCCTCGCCGCCGACCTGCGCGCGATCCTCAGCGAAGCCGGCGGAACCCTGATCGTGGCCGGTCCCGACCCGCTCGGCGGCGACGCCGTCCACCTGCCCGCCGCCGGCCCGTACCCGCCACCGACCCACCCGCTGGTCGGCCGATCCTGCCACAACCAGGCCGAGCTGCGCCGCCTCACCACCGAGCACTACACCACCCTCTCCCCGGTCCACCCCACCAGGACAAAGCCGGGCTACGGCCCACCCCTGGGCACGGCAGGGCTGCAAGAGCTGATCCAGGCCAGCCCGGTGCCGACCCTCGCGTTGGGAGGCATCGAAACCCCGGCCCAGGTCACCGCCTGCGTCCAGGCGGGAGCCATCGGAGTAGCGGTACTCGGCGCAATGATGCGAGCCGAAGACCCCACCGAAGCAGCCACGACCCTGACCAGAGCCTTCGAAAAGGCGGTCACCCCGATGACGCAAACCCGGCGCGGAGCCGCGCAGGTCCCCACGACGGGGCTGCGGCCGACCGTGCCCACGCAGGGATCAAGCCTGACCGCCCGGAGTGGGCACGGTCGGCCGCAGCCCTCAACAGCAACCACCGGAGACCCAAGATGA
- a CDS encoding ABC transporter ATP-binding protein → MIRLSGVSRTFEGRSGRVEALRGIDLDVADGEFVAVLGRSGCGKSTLLRLVAGLLPLTAGEITVAGTPITRPRRDIAMLFQKPALLPWRTVLDNVLLPVEIFGWSRAKHRERARRLLDVAGLSGFEKRLPHELSGGMQQRVSLCRSLIGEPRVMLMDEPFSALDALTREELSGELQRVHMENRPSIIFVTHSIDEAVLLADRVVVLSPRPGRIRKVVEVNIPRPRTLGRNAHLADVAQVSADLHELLMERDQPAVAGAEGR, encoded by the coding sequence ATGATCCGACTGTCCGGGGTGTCCCGTACCTTCGAGGGCCGATCCGGCCGGGTGGAGGCGTTGCGGGGCATCGACCTCGACGTCGCCGATGGCGAGTTCGTCGCCGTGCTCGGGCGCTCCGGGTGCGGCAAGTCCACCCTGCTGCGGCTGGTCGCCGGGCTGCTCCCGCTGACCGCCGGCGAGATCACCGTGGCCGGTACGCCGATCACCCGGCCCCGCCGGGACATCGCCATGCTGTTCCAGAAGCCGGCGCTGCTGCCCTGGCGCACCGTGCTGGACAACGTCCTGCTGCCGGTGGAGATCTTCGGCTGGAGCCGCGCCAAGCACCGCGAGCGGGCCCGGCGACTGCTCGACGTGGCCGGGCTGTCCGGCTTCGAGAAGCGGCTGCCGCACGAGCTCTCCGGCGGCATGCAGCAGCGGGTGTCGCTGTGCCGGTCGCTGATCGGCGAGCCCCGGGTGATGCTGATGGACGAGCCGTTCTCCGCGCTCGACGCGCTCACCCGCGAGGAGCTCTCGGGCGAACTCCAGCGGGTGCACATGGAGAACCGGCCGAGCATCATCTTCGTCACCCACTCGATCGACGAGGCGGTGCTGCTCGCCGACCGGGTGGTCGTGCTGAGCCCCCGGCCCGGCCGGATCCGCAAGGTGGTCGAGGTGAACATCCCCCGGCCCCGCACCCTGGGCCGCAACGCCCACCTCGCGGACGTCGCCCAGGTCAGCGCCGACCTGCACGAGCTGTTGATGGAACGTGACCAGCCGGCCGTGGCCGGCGCGGAAGGACGATGA
- a CDS encoding thiazole synthase produces the protein MSGVPFELGGVTFTSRLILGTGGAANLHVLEQAIRASGTELVTLALRRVDTAPGSAGGLLELLDRCGVRLLPNTAGCYTAPEAVKVARLARDAFDTDWIKLEVIGDERTLLPDGVELLRAAEELVADGFTVLPYTSDDPVLARRLADVGCAAVMPAGAPIGSGLGIGNPHHIRLIRQGVDVPVILDAGIGTASDAALAMELGCDAVLLASAVTRAADPVTMATAMRYAVEAGRLAAGAGRIARRFHALPSTPDEGRPDL, from the coding sequence GTGAGTGGCGTGCCGTTCGAGCTGGGCGGAGTGACGTTCACCTCGCGGCTGATCCTCGGCACCGGCGGAGCCGCGAATCTGCACGTGCTGGAGCAGGCGATCCGGGCGTCCGGCACGGAGCTGGTCACCCTCGCACTGCGCCGGGTGGACACCGCCCCGGGCTCAGCCGGTGGGCTGTTGGAGCTGCTGGACCGGTGCGGGGTACGGCTGCTGCCGAACACCGCCGGCTGCTACACCGCCCCCGAGGCGGTGAAGGTGGCCCGACTGGCCAGGGACGCGTTCGACACCGACTGGATCAAGCTGGAGGTGATCGGCGACGAGCGGACGCTGCTGCCCGACGGGGTGGAACTGCTCCGCGCCGCCGAGGAGTTGGTCGCCGACGGCTTCACCGTGCTGCCGTACACCAGCGACGACCCTGTGCTCGCGCGCCGGCTGGCCGACGTGGGCTGCGCCGCGGTGATGCCGGCCGGCGCGCCGATCGGCTCGGGGCTCGGCATCGGCAACCCGCACCACATCCGGCTGATCCGGCAGGGCGTGGACGTGCCGGTGATCCTCGACGCCGGCATCGGCACCGCGTCCGACGCGGCCCTGGCCATGGAGCTGGGCTGCGACGCGGTGCTGCTGGCCAGCGCGGTCACCCGGGCCGCCGACCCGGTGACGATGGCCACCGCGATGCGGTACGCGGTCGAGGCGGGCCGCCTGGCCGCAGGCGCCGGGCGGATCGCCCGCCGCTTCCACGCCCTCCCGTCCACTCCGGACGAGGGAAGACCCGACCTGTGA
- a CDS encoding cupin: MSDVIDSTELGPVGQEIVYENDRVRVWHIRLEPGERQPLHRHDHPYLVVAIEGAKNVIQTVDGTRIDADEPTGGVVYRDPGAVHMLTNVGDTTYLARLVELK, from the coding sequence ATGAGCGACGTGATCGACAGCACCGAACTCGGGCCGGTGGGCCAGGAGATCGTGTACGAGAACGATCGGGTCCGGGTCTGGCACATCCGGCTCGAACCGGGCGAGCGACAGCCGCTGCACCGGCACGACCACCCCTATCTGGTGGTGGCGATCGAGGGCGCGAAGAACGTCATTCAGACGGTCGACGGCACCCGGATCGACGCCGACGAGCCCACCGGTGGAGTGGTCTACCGGGACCCGGGCGCGGTGCACATGCTCACCAATGTCGGGGACACGACTTACCTGGCTCGGCTGGTCGAACTCAAGTAG
- a CDS encoding LLM class F420-dependent oxidoreductase, translating to MRVSVFTEPHRGASYDDQLRFARLVEAGGFEGFLRADHYQSMGTDPGLPGPTDAWLTLAALARETQRIRLGTLVTSATFRPPGPLAVMVAQVDQMSGGRVELGIGAGWYEREHLSYGIPFPAVAERFDRLAEQLEVITGLWRTPAGETYSYSGDHYQLVDAPALPKPVQVPGPPIIVGGRGPKRTPELAARYADEFNMPFKSVAETAGAYERVQEACDRTGRTESGRAPLVLSAGIVVAIGRTDAEAQRRAAPLHEKSALPPEDPVVGSPAQLVQRIGEFAAIGATRVHLRLIDFADLDHLELIAAEVLPQLDGER from the coding sequence ATGCGGGTGTCGGTCTTCACCGAACCGCACCGGGGCGCCAGCTACGACGACCAGCTCCGGTTCGCCCGGCTGGTCGAGGCGGGCGGCTTCGAGGGCTTCCTCCGCGCCGACCACTACCAGTCGATGGGCACCGACCCGGGCCTGCCCGGCCCCACGGACGCCTGGCTGACCCTCGCCGCGCTGGCCCGCGAGACCCAGCGGATCCGGCTCGGCACCCTGGTGACGTCGGCCACCTTCCGGCCACCCGGTCCGCTGGCGGTGATGGTCGCGCAGGTCGACCAGATGAGCGGCGGCCGGGTCGAGCTGGGTATCGGCGCTGGCTGGTACGAGCGCGAGCACCTCTCGTACGGCATCCCGTTCCCGGCGGTGGCCGAGCGCTTCGACCGGCTGGCCGAACAGCTTGAGGTGATCACCGGGCTGTGGCGGACCCCGGCGGGCGAGACGTACAGCTACTCCGGCGACCACTACCAGCTGGTGGACGCCCCTGCCCTGCCGAAGCCGGTGCAGGTGCCCGGGCCGCCGATCATCGTGGGCGGGCGCGGTCCCAAGCGCACCCCCGAGCTGGCCGCCCGGTACGCCGACGAGTTCAACATGCCGTTCAAGTCCGTGGCGGAGACCGCCGGGGCGTACGAGCGGGTGCAGGAGGCGTGCGACCGGACCGGCCGGACCGAGTCCGGACGGGCACCGCTGGTGCTCTCCGCCGGGATCGTGGTGGCCATCGGGCGGACCGACGCGGAGGCGCAGCGGCGGGCCGCGCCACTGCACGAGAAGAGCGCTCTGCCCCCGGAAGACCCGGTGGTCGGCTCGCCCGCGCAGCTCGTGCAGCGGATCGGCGAGTTCGCCGCGATCGGCGCCACCCGGGTCCACCTGCGCCTGATCGATTTCGCTGACCTCGACCACCTTGAGCTGATCGCCGCCGAGGTGCTCCCGCAACTGGACGGAGAACGATGA
- a CDS encoding ABC transporter permease → MTDVRAAEPVAGVPTPPGAGPEVGRAGRGAGLRSGAGAALLPVAGLLVALAAWWLIARLELVHPAALPPPGDVLAAFTDKPARMLEHTWDTLLEILIGFVLSAAAGVLIGLSLASSRTVERMFTPLLVAINAVPKITLGPLLVVALGWGQKPILTMVFLLCFFPIVLSTATGLTTTPADLAELVRSWNASRWQAFRKVRFPAALPQIFVGLKVAMPLAAIGAVIGEFQAGETGLGYVILQYAGVGDTATAWSAIMLVALVSILLYSTLVLVERLALPWVRETTSSR, encoded by the coding sequence ATGACCGACGTCCGGGCAGCGGAGCCGGTGGCGGGGGTGCCCACGCCCCCGGGTGCCGGCCCCGAGGTGGGGCGAGCGGGTCGGGGCGCCGGCCTCCGCTCCGGGGCCGGGGCGGCGTTGCTGCCCGTGGCCGGCCTCCTGGTCGCCCTGGCGGCGTGGTGGTTGATCGCCCGGCTGGAGTTGGTCCACCCGGCGGCCCTGCCACCGCCGGGCGATGTGCTCGCCGCTTTCACCGACAAGCCGGCCCGGATGCTGGAGCACACCTGGGACACCCTGCTGGAGATCCTGATCGGCTTCGTCCTGTCGGCGGCGGCGGGTGTCCTGATCGGACTCTCCCTGGCCAGCTCCCGCACGGTGGAGCGGATGTTCACCCCGCTGCTGGTCGCCATCAACGCGGTGCCCAAGATCACACTGGGTCCGCTGCTGGTGGTCGCACTCGGCTGGGGTCAGAAGCCGATCCTGACCATGGTGTTCCTGCTCTGCTTCTTCCCGATCGTGCTCTCCACCGCGACCGGGCTGACCACCACCCCGGCCGACCTGGCCGAGCTGGTGCGCTCCTGGAACGCCTCCCGCTGGCAGGCGTTCCGCAAGGTGCGCTTCCCGGCCGCGCTGCCGCAGATCTTCGTCGGGCTCAAGGTGGCCATGCCACTGGCGGCGATCGGCGCGGTGATCGGTGAGTTCCAGGCCGGCGAGACTGGCCTGGGCTACGTCATCCTTCAGTACGCCGGTGTCGGCGACACCGCCACCGCCTGGTCGGCGATCATGCTGGTGGCGCTGGTGAGCATCCTGCTCTACTCGACGCTGGTGCTGGTCGAGCGGCTCGCCCTGCCCTGGGTACGGGAGACCACCAGCAGCCGCTGA
- the thiS gene encoding sulfur carrier protein ThiS, whose amino-acid sequence MELTVNGAGRSVPGGASVADLVRDVAPQQRGVAVAVNGEVVPRAGWPAMVLRDGDRVEVLTAAQGG is encoded by the coding sequence ATGGAGTTGACGGTTAACGGCGCCGGACGCAGCGTCCCAGGTGGCGCGTCGGTGGCCGACCTGGTCCGCGACGTCGCACCCCAGCAGCGCGGGGTGGCGGTCGCGGTCAACGGCGAGGTGGTGCCCCGGGCCGGCTGGCCGGCGATGGTGCTGCGCGACGGTGACCGGGTCGAGGTGCTCACCGCCGCGCAGGGCGGGTGA